From a region of the Wolbachia endosymbiont (group B) of Gerris lacustris genome:
- a CDS encoding head decoration protein, with translation MSCISEQNNLGDLLKYEASSLYSRDQITVAKGQNLKLGTVVALDKDSMVKIINPTATDGTQTAIGAVVSDVNATENAKAVIITRCAILADHAVVWPANITEEQKAAAIKQLEARGIIVRKGI, from the coding sequence ATGAGTTGTATAAGCGAACAAAATAATCTGGGTGACTTATTAAAGTATGAGGCATCAAGTCTATATTCAAGAGATCAGATAACAGTAGCAAAAGGGCAGAACCTAAAGCTTGGTACAGTAGTGGCTCTCGATAAAGATAGCATGGTTAAGATAATAAATCCAACTGCCACAGATGGTACACAAACAGCGATAGGTGCAGTAGTAAGTGATGTAAATGCGACAGAAAATGCTAAAGCAGTAATTATTACTCGTTGTGCAATACTAGCAGATCATGCGGTTGTGTGGCCAGCAAATATCACTGAAGAGCAGAAAGCTGCAGCAATAAAGCAACTTGAAGCACGAGGGATCATTGTCCGCAAGGGAATTTAA
- a CDS encoding S49 family peptidase — MLLGKPLMLEPRSFELLSLNNQKHPTFKNIKYSIKSNVERTAIIAIHGILTKKPGAFDEMLGMTSYEQIEEQIKQALADSSIETIMLEIDSPGGEVNGIFDLADFIYESRAKKRIIAIANDDAYSAAYAIASSAEKVFVSRTSGVGSIGVIASHIDQSRFDEKQGIKYTTIFAGSRKNDLNPHEPMTSESLGSLQKEVDRLYEMFLQLIARNRGLSIEKIRSTEAGLYFGEKAVEIGLADGMTILSSINKNRSIAMNEQTTNDLETDNLTKYRTEVLELIRLCNLSKMPEKIGEFIEQSVSVEQAREVLMELLAERTKKTEILSAIPQNSGEELMMQVAKSRRS; from the coding sequence ATGCTCTTAGGAAAACCATTAATGCTTGAACCAAGGAGTTTTGAGCTATTGTCATTAAACAATCAAAAACATCCCACGTTTAAAAACATAAAGTACTCCATCAAAAGTAACGTAGAAAGAACTGCAATTATAGCAATACATGGAATCTTGACTAAAAAACCAGGTGCGTTTGATGAAATGCTCGGGATGACATCATATGAGCAAATAGAAGAACAAATCAAACAAGCATTAGCAGATAGTAGCATAGAGACAATTATGCTGGAAATAGATAGCCCCGGAGGAGAGGTAAACGGTATATTTGACCTAGCTGACTTTATTTATGAATCAAGAGCAAAAAAGAGGATAATAGCGATAGCAAATGATGATGCATACTCTGCTGCATATGCTATAGCTTCAAGCGCTGAGAAGGTATTTGTGAGCAGAACTTCTGGTGTTGGCAGTATTGGAGTAATAGCAAGTCATATAGATCAAAGTAGATTTGATGAAAAGCAAGGTATTAAGTACACCACAATCTTTGCTGGTAGTCGAAAGAATGATTTAAACCCACATGAGCCAATGACGTCTGAAAGTCTGGGAAGCTTACAAAAAGAAGTAGACCGACTATATGAAATGTTTTTGCAGCTAATAGCAAGGAACAGAGGTCTTTCAATTGAAAAGATTCGATCAACAGAGGCAGGGCTATATTTTGGGGAGAAAGCAGTAGAAATAGGCCTTGCAGACGGAATGACAATTCTTTCATCTATTAATAAAAACAGGAGTATTGCTATGAATGAACAAACTACAAATGACCTAGAAACTGATAATTTAACCAAGTATCGTACTGAAGTTCTTGAATTAATACGTTTATGTAATTTATCGAAGATGCCAGAAAAGATAGGAGAATTTATTGAGCAAAGTGTAAGTGTTGAGCAAGCTAGGGAAGTTTTAATGGAATTACTTGCAGAGAGAACAAAAAAGACAGAGATACTGAGTGCAATACCACAGAATTCAGGAGAAGAATTGATGATGCAGGTAGCGAAAAGTCGTAGGAGTTAA